One region of Skermanella mucosa genomic DNA includes:
- a CDS encoding tetratricopeptide repeat protein produces the protein MPIRRDRHGLAVTTEFPATVEAIDRFTGEVLSHGRDAGLLLAAAEADPGCALLQAYAGALYLFLQTSEGTAKAAPFLARARALVRGASERERLMVAALDAWGSGAADRALHLHRRIALDWPHDLLNLKLAQIHQLNRGDRAGMRELAEAALPHVWRISYAWGLLAFAMEQAGALDAAEDAGRRAVAMNPDDPWAQHAVAHVLEARGDPSAGLAFLEPLSATWERCSSFMYTHNWWHTALFRLDMDEGAAALALFDGRVWGVRKTYVQDQVNAVSLLSRLELRGIDVGGRWSDVADHVRPRVGDRQNGFLDLHYLYALARAGEGEAVACLLAGIEAFARSGPAPCRPVWGEVALPAARALEAHAGGRFAEAAATLGPLLPRLHLLGGSTAQQTWFTRLHQDARMRAAGDKLARTGACA, from the coding sequence ATGCCGATCCGGCGCGACCGCCACGGGCTGGCCGTGACGACGGAGTTTCCCGCCACGGTCGAGGCGATCGACCGCTTCACCGGGGAAGTCCTGAGCCACGGCCGCGACGCCGGCCTGCTGCTGGCCGCCGCCGAGGCCGATCCCGGCTGCGCCCTGCTCCAGGCCTATGCCGGGGCGCTGTACCTGTTCCTCCAGACCTCGGAGGGCACGGCCAAGGCGGCGCCGTTCCTGGCGCGCGCCCGCGCCCTGGTTCGCGGCGCGTCCGAGCGGGAGCGGCTGATGGTGGCGGCCCTCGACGCCTGGGGCTCGGGCGCCGCCGACCGGGCGCTCCACCTGCACCGGCGGATCGCCCTGGACTGGCCGCACGACCTGCTGAACCTGAAGCTGGCCCAGATCCACCAGCTCAACCGGGGCGACCGGGCGGGGATGCGGGAACTGGCGGAGGCCGCCCTGCCGCATGTCTGGCGGATCAGCTACGCCTGGGGTCTGCTGGCCTTCGCGATGGAGCAGGCCGGGGCGCTCGACGCCGCCGAGGACGCGGGCCGCCGCGCGGTCGCGATGAACCCGGACGATCCCTGGGCTCAGCACGCCGTGGCCCACGTGCTGGAGGCGCGCGGCGATCCCAGCGCGGGGCTGGCGTTCCTGGAGCCGCTGTCGGCCACCTGGGAGCGCTGCTCCAGCTTCATGTATACCCACAACTGGTGGCACACCGCCCTGTTCCGCCTGGACATGGACGAGGGGGCGGCGGCGCTGGCCCTGTTCGACGGCCGGGTATGGGGCGTGCGCAAGACCTATGTCCAGGACCAGGTCAACGCCGTGTCCCTGCTGTCGCGCCTGGAGCTGCGCGGCATCGACGTGGGCGGCCGGTGGTCCGACGTGGCGGACCATGTCCGCCCGCGGGTCGGCGACCGGCAGAACGGTTTCCTGGACCTGCATTACCTCTATGCCCTGGCTCGGGCGGGCGAGGGGGAGGCGGTCGCTTGCCTGCTGGCGGGGATTGAGGCGTTCGCCCGGTCCGGGCCGGCACCCTGCCGCCCGGTCTGGGGGGAAGTGGCGCTGCCCGCCGCCCGCGCCCTGGAGGCCCACGCCGGCGGACGGTTCGCCGAAGCCGCCGCGACCCTGGGGCCGCTGCTGCCGAGGCTTCACCTGCTGGGCGGCAGCACCGCGCAGCAGACCTGGTTCACCCGCCTGCATCAGGATGCCCGGATGCGCGCCGCCGGCGACAAGCTGGCCCGGACGGGCGCCTGCGCATGA
- a CDS encoding alpha/beta fold hydrolase → MRCRSLFRAAGLIAVAFGLAGCGVPGPATPATAMEPLRRSLSLDGLAEGGPPVTVSYLTAGDPSGARLILVHGTPGAADGWADFLADPPPGVEVVALDRPGFGDSGPEGAVTGLDEQADAVAALLPDDGRPAILLGHSLGGPIVALAAARHPERVRALILLAASLDPALERIHPMQHVGAWAPVRAVLPRPIRNANAELFALKPELEALRPELALVRCPVLIVHGTDDDLVPFSNVAYAETHLTGACRVETVVLDGADHFLPWNAAPTVRAAIARAEGMEC, encoded by the coding sequence ATGAGATGCAGGTCGCTGTTCCGCGCCGCCGGCCTGATCGCCGTCGCCTTCGGCCTGGCCGGGTGCGGCGTTCCCGGGCCGGCGACGCCGGCGACGGCCATGGAACCCCTGCGCCGCAGCCTGTCCCTCGACGGTCTTGCGGAGGGCGGGCCGCCGGTGACGGTCAGCTATCTGACGGCGGGCGACCCCTCGGGGGCCCGGCTGATCCTGGTCCACGGCACGCCGGGCGCCGCTGACGGCTGGGCCGATTTCCTGGCCGATCCGCCGCCGGGGGTCGAGGTGGTGGCGCTGGACCGGCCGGGCTTCGGGGACAGCGGTCCGGAAGGCGCCGTCACCGGCCTGGACGAGCAGGCCGACGCCGTCGCGGCGCTGCTGCCGGACGACGGCAGGCCGGCGATCCTGCTCGGCCACTCCCTGGGCGGGCCGATCGTGGCCCTGGCCGCGGCGCGCCATCCGGAGCGGGTGCGGGCCTTGATCCTGCTGGCCGCCTCCCTCGATCCCGCCCTGGAGCGGATCCATCCCATGCAGCATGTGGGCGCCTGGGCGCCCGTGCGGGCCGTCCTGCCGCGCCCGATCCGCAACGCCAACGCCGAGCTGTTCGCCCTGAAGCCGGAGCTGGAGGCGCTGCGCCCCGAATTGGCCCTGGTCCGCTGCCCGGTGCTGATCGTCCACGGCACCGACGACGATCTGGTGCCCTTCTCCAACGTCGCCTATGCCGAGACGCACCTGACCGGCGCCTGCCGGGTCGAGACCGTGGTCCTGGACGGCGCCGACCATTTCCTGCCGTGGAACGCCGCACCGACCGTTCGGGCGGCGATCGCCCGGGCGGAGGGCATGGAATGCTGA
- a CDS encoding DedA family protein, with product MLTSLETTLGALIAASADPWVILPALVLITFLLEDVAIAAGVALALDGTIGWPAAFLAVAGGIALGDLGLYGTGRLALRVPALRRRLEDDRVDRARAALDGRLGVAVVVARVVPGLRLATYTAAGLLGVSFPRFAALVVAAVAVWTAGLFWLATALGQALGELLERTFGIGPTAAVVLALVPLVLLALLLPRLLRGPSAAKPVEPGVSP from the coding sequence ATGCTGACGAGCCTGGAGACCACCCTCGGGGCGCTGATCGCCGCGTCGGCCGATCCCTGGGTCATCCTGCCGGCGCTGGTCCTGATCACCTTCCTGCTGGAGGACGTGGCGATCGCGGCCGGCGTGGCCCTGGCGCTCGACGGCACCATCGGCTGGCCCGCCGCCTTCCTGGCGGTGGCCGGCGGCATCGCGCTCGGCGACCTGGGCCTGTACGGCACGGGTCGGCTGGCGCTGCGGGTGCCGGCGCTGCGCCGGCGGCTGGAGGATGACCGGGTCGATCGGGCGCGCGCCGCGCTCGACGGGCGGCTGGGCGTCGCCGTCGTGGTCGCCCGCGTGGTGCCGGGCCTGCGGCTCGCGACATACACCGCCGCCGGGCTGCTCGGTGTCTCCTTTCCCCGGTTCGCCGCCCTGGTCGTCGCGGCGGTCGCGGTCTGGACCGCGGGGCTGTTCTGGCTGGCGACCGCGCTGGGACAGGCGCTGGGCGAGCTGCTGGAACGCACCTTCGGCATCGGACCCACGGCCGCCGTCGTCCTGGCGCTTGTGCCCCTCGTCCTCCTCGCCCTGCTGCTGCCGCGCCTGCTGCGCGGACCGTCCGCGGCCAAACCCGTCGAACCCGGGGTGTCCCCATGA
- a CDS encoding D-alanine--D-alanine ligase yields the protein MTMLAEPPSALPVPAPEPSDRTWPVPHAGMPPLDTDGDPLSAFEFWSMRRFYWPIALYALWLMVRYRGVTLPTAANPSFPGGGLVGESKSAILDLACAAAPDHVAPFVAVDRPSHPDDVIGEALAAEAAMTAAGLRFPVVAKPDLGCRGAGVRLVRDPGELAAYLEGFPAGARLVLQRHVAYEAEAGVFYVREPGGEGGRIVSLTLKYFPYVHGDGRSTLRELILADPRAGRVPHLYLPRHAARLDWMPQAGEPVRLAFAGSHSRGSIFRDGTHLVTPAMTERFDAIARAIPEFWFGRFDVRFADIARLQAGEDFTILEVNGAGAEMTHVWDRSKTLRQARRDLMEQYRLLFAIGRANRDRGHRGQSLGEFWRAWRREKALTPHYPPTL from the coding sequence ATGACCATGCTCGCCGAACCGCCGTCCGCCCTTCCCGTGCCGGCTCCCGAACCGAGCGATCGGACCTGGCCGGTGCCGCATGCCGGGATGCCGCCCCTGGACACCGACGGGGACCCGCTGAGCGCCTTCGAGTTCTGGTCGATGCGCCGATTCTACTGGCCGATCGCGCTTTATGCCCTGTGGCTGATGGTGCGCTATCGGGGCGTCACGCTGCCGACCGCGGCGAACCCGTCCTTCCCCGGCGGCGGCCTGGTCGGCGAGTCGAAGTCGGCCATCCTGGACCTCGCCTGCGCGGCGGCGCCCGACCATGTCGCCCCCTTCGTCGCGGTCGACCGGCCAAGTCATCCCGACGATGTGATCGGCGAGGCGCTGGCGGCGGAGGCGGCCATGACCGCGGCGGGGCTTCGCTTCCCCGTGGTCGCCAAGCCGGACCTGGGGTGCCGGGGCGCGGGGGTTCGGCTGGTCCGCGATCCCGGGGAGCTGGCGGCCTACCTGGAGGGGTTCCCGGCCGGGGCGCGGCTGGTCCTCCAGCGCCACGTGGCGTACGAGGCGGAGGCCGGCGTCTTCTATGTCCGCGAACCGGGGGGAGAGGGCGGCCGGATCGTGTCGCTGACGCTGAAATACTTCCCCTATGTCCACGGCGACGGACGCTCGACCCTGCGGGAGCTGATCCTGGCCGACCCGCGGGCCGGGCGGGTGCCGCACCTCTACCTGCCGCGCCACGCCGCCCGGCTGGACTGGATGCCCCAGGCGGGGGAGCCGGTCCGGCTCGCCTTCGCCGGAAGCCACAGCCGGGGCAGCATCTTCCGCGACGGGACGCATCTGGTCACCCCGGCCATGACCGAACGGTTCGACGCCATCGCCCGCGCCATCCCGGAATTCTGGTTCGGCCGGTTCGACGTGCGGTTCGCGGATATCGCGCGGCTCCAGGCCGGCGAGGATTTCACCATCCTGGAGGTCAACGGCGCCGGGGCGGAGATGACCCATGTCTGGGACCGCTCCAAGACGCTTCGGCAGGCGCGGCGCGACCTGATGGAGCAGTACCGCCTGCTGTTCGCCATCGGCAGGGCGAACCGGGACCGCGGGCACCGGGGCCAGAGCCTCGGCGAGTTCTGGCGGGCCTGGCGGCGCGAGAAGGCGCTGACGCCGCACTATCCGCCGACCCTGTGA